One window of the Anoplolepis gracilipes chromosome 9, ASM4749672v1, whole genome shotgun sequence genome contains the following:
- the LOC140669549 gene encoding microtubule-associated protein 1 light chain 3 alpha, whose product MNLTPRRSYKERRTFEQRWVSAEEIRSLHPNKIPIIVERYKLENQLPLLDKSKYLVPDFLTVAEFCKIIRRRLQLNPTQAIFLLVNQKSIVSGSLTMAELYQNEKDPDGFLYIVFASQDVFGGH is encoded by the exons ATGAATTTGACACCTAGAAGATCGTACAAAGAGAGACGTACATTTG AGCAGCGATGGGTCAGTGCAGAAGAAATTCGATCTCTGCATCCGAATAAAATTCCTATCATCGTGGAACGTTACAAATTAGAAAATCAACTGCCACTTTTGGACAAAAGCAAATATCTGGTGCCAGATTTTCTAACTGTGGCGGAATTCTGTAAAATAATCAG ACGTCGACTACAGCTGAATCCAACGCAAGCAATCTTCTTACTAGTAAACCAGAAAAGTATAGTAAGCGGAAGTTTGACAATGGCTGAGCTCtatcaaaatgaaaaagatcCAGATggttttctttatattgtatttgccAGCCAGGATGTATTTGGTGGTCATTAA